Proteins from a single region of Meles meles chromosome 10, mMelMel3.1 paternal haplotype, whole genome shotgun sequence:
- the SRI gene encoding sorcin yields the protein MAYPGHPGAGGGYYPGGYGGAPGGPTFPGQTQDPLYGYFAAVAGQDGQIDADELQRCLTQSGIAGGYKPFNLETCRLMVSMLDRDMSGTMGFNEFKELWAVLNGWRQHFISFDSDRSGTVDPQELQKALTTMGFRLSPQAVNSIAKRYSTNGKITFDDYIACCVKLRALTDSFRRRDTAQQGVVNFPYDDFIQCVMSV from the exons ATGGCGTACCCGGGGCACCCTGGCGCCGGCGGCGGGTACTACCCAGGCGGG TatggaggagctcccggaggacCTACGTTTCCCGGACAGACTCAGGATCCGCTCTATGGTTACTTTGCCGCTGTAGCTGGACAG gatGGGCAAATAGATGCTGATGAATTGCAGAGATGCCTGACCCAGTCAGGCATTGCTGGAGGATACAAAC CTTTTAACCTGGAGACTTGTCGGCTTATGGTTTCAATGTTGGAT AGAGATATGTCAGGCACAATGGGTTTCAATGAGTTTAAAGAACTCTGGGCTGTGCTGAACGGCTGGAGACAACACTTCATCAGTTTTGACAGCGACCGGAGCGGCACGGTGGACCCTCAGGAGCTGCAGAAGGCTCTCACCACAATGG GCTTCCGGTTGAGTCCGCAGGCTGTGAATTCCATTGCTAAACGCTATAGCACCAATGGCAAGATCACCTTCGATGACTACATCGCCTGCTGCGTCAAACTGCGAGCCCTGACAG ACAGCTTTCGAAGACGGGATACTGCTCAGCAAGGTGTCGTGAATTTCCCATATGATGAC ttCATTCAGTGTGTCATGAGTGTTTAA